The DNA sequence gactccagccccccgtgactctaatgaggattcagcggtgtatagataatggatggataattggaaaaggctttaaaaaaagagcagaaaacttTTTTGAGCTGTTGGTACATTTTCGACTTTTGAGTTAATCCACATCCTACTCAGATGTGTCTTCAAAGGACAATAATCAGACAGTATGACCAGTACACAGACCCCTTATTGATCAGTGACTATAAAACCCACCTAAGAGTCAGCTTTCTTCAAATtacatcagaatcagaatcagctttaatggccaagtacatacacaacatacaaggaatttgtaTTTGGCTGTTGGTGTAACCTTATGAATAAgggaagaaataataaaataactgtagaaagaagaagagaaaaaaaattagtaataaaaataaattttgaaaaatatatatttacacatatgaaaagaatatataaacacagcagtgcaaaatgataattgctagtGATAATACAGTGCAGATGACATGAGGAAGATGATAATGTGCTATTTGCATGTGGGATGCTGGCAGTCTGGTACTTTGAACCTCTACAGCTCCAGCATTTGTCGCCTTTTAGACAGTATGGTACAATCTAACACATGATGCTCTGTCTGACAGAATGATCCGGTCCCCCAAAATGTCCACCAAGTTCATCAAGCCCATGAGGAGTAATGGGACAAGCTGATTAACTCTAAACATCACAAATTTGACTCATTGCTGACATGAGTTCTGTTCTAAAATCCCATCCTCCATCTGGACACTACCATTTTCAATACAGTGTATAATTGGTGATTTCATGATGTCAGTTCCTCGgtagagaaaaaatattaatttgccTATGCCAAAAAGAGCGGataataacaaattaaatatttcatgctGGGCTGCTGTTTTTGGTTTAGTAGTTATGGAGAAGCATCAATAATATCACCGCTGCAATTATCCAGTTGTGTGactgtgaaatggaaaaatccaaagtaataaaacacagaacagtattttcattttaccaAACAGATCAGGCTTTtaccaacagtaaaataagatCCAACTCCAATGCCCAGGTCTAACATCGCCACTGTAAATACATATTATAAAGTAGTGGTACTGATTAGGTAACAGTTATGCTGACTGTTAAATAAGAATCACAGATGACACCAAATCATTGACCAAGTTCTTTAATTGGACCCTACAAACTTTATAAAAACCCAAGAATTCCAGGTTGAAACAAACTCCGCCTTATTAATAAATCAGAATCACAcaggaagagaagaggaagtGAAACAAAGGGTGGGGAAACTAACAAATGTGACACTTTTAAAGTGCATATCGTTTGGTCAACATTGAAGAAAATTATTTAGCACTGAGGCCaagctgtaaaaaaatgaaGGATTCTTGTGCTCTAATCAGCCAGAGACACTGCCAACAGTCTTAGATTTAGAAATATTGGATATACCGGTATGGGGTCATTATTTTGTTGTAATTAAAGACTGGCTTTTTGTCCAGtgtaacaaaaatgagacacagaggaGGCTAGATAATCACACTTTTGGTTCTACTTGTCAGGAATATTGTATGACTCTCCATCTACTCCGagattaaataattatttgttaaatttcaatGCTCAACATATTTACCAGCACATAAGCAATGATTATTCCATTCTATATTCAAGGTAATCTCAAAAACCCATAGAGGTATGTCAATGAACTATTATGGTACATTCATCAGCAGGACATATTACAGTACATAATATGGACAAAACCTTACATTAAGAATACATACATCCTTCAATAATTAAGCCATTTGCAAAGCACTGCTAACATAAAACTCAGGTACTTTGATAATGgatagataaataaaagataaaaaaaatctgaagatgGGAAAAGACATTCTCAGCAACCAGCTTGAAGTTATatgcacagagacacacacatatgcctTAGATGCTCTACATATAAACATGATGAGACGCTACTGCCCTCACACAGTCACACGACAGACGTTTACAGTGTATTCAAGCTAAAAATCAGCAAGCAGTCCAGAACAGACCCTATAGGGTCACTCATGCATGCAGAGACTGGAAAACGCTACACACAAACTGTTTAGTTTGGAATATCTGCACTGTTGTTGCGGGTGTCATATTTATAGTGGATGATGAGAAGAACTACACCCAGGAAGAAGCAGATGGAGCCCACAGTGATGTAGGCGATGCCCAGGAAGGGGTTCTTCCCTCCCATCCAGGAGATGGTGCTCAGGATCATTCGCTTGCGACCATCAAAGCTGAGCACGGGGTAATCTGATTACATGCAGTTAAAGAAAATGGATTGAAGCTTCTGTACTGAGAATCAACAGAGCAACAATTTATACTCTCTGAATGTACTAactataactgaatataaaGGTCATTCTaagatatttatatatatatatattcatcaGTATGTATCTGTGCAGGCCTCCAGACTGCGACCAAACTGGTCACATCTGCGACCTTTTTTTGTGAGTCTGTGAGTTGAAATTTCAAGTGGTCACATTCGTGCAAGTCAATGATGATCATTAAGCATTATTGGTGTCGCTGTATTACTTTTATCACTTCAGTGGCTCTGTCAGGCTGTCCCTGCCTGGTGCATAAAACAAACTGTTTGGTTGATGTGTGCTAAAAAGATAAAGTGATCTGAAGCtgataaattaaaaagaaaattatggaggcaggaagatactgaactggtgaagggaaaaaagcaactcattcatttaatggctAACACAGAAGAAAGGCCACCaaattaaatgaacattaaaTCACGGTAATGATTTTAGCTTCACACAATTACATCAACACTATCTACTCttgtatttacatttaacaATGTGGTCTTCTTGTGAAATGTGGAGTACACCTACATGCACTGTTTTTTTCACTCAAAGAAAAGACcgcatgtagaaaaaaaatcactcagttTCATCTTGGACAAATCTGACACTACAACACCCTACGTTATGCTTACCTGTCTGAGCACGGCAGCCACCCAGCTGCAGCTAACACAGCCTGCAATGTGGGGCGTGCAGGGACCATCGATGGTTGCACCGGCGCTAACGGTGAAAAAGTGATGCTGAAGGAGCCCTCATACCTGTGCTTGCTTGTTGTTTCTCAGAAGAATATATCTGCACAACTGAGAACTACAagtttttccatctgcagtcaTCTCCATGGGGCTGGATTACTGAGTTGTCTGGATGACTTTGTGGATCAAAACCCAGGTTGCCCCCCGATCAGGAGCACGTGCTGCTAGAAAATGACCTATTCTGGCTCAACATAGTTATCCAGATAAATCAGTGAACTGGTTTTCAGACACAGGCCGCGGCATTAACATTATGGAGTTACAGCAGTATGCTACTGTTTACTCACAACAGAGTATGTCATAGAAAATTGTGAATAAGCTTGTTTTTGAATAGCCATGTTTTAGTCACTACCTACGGATGGGTTCAAAAAGTCATTTCTCACCACAACATTTAATTTGTAAGGTTTGCAAGTCTGTGTAAGATGATGTAAGATTAGTGTGTTAATAGATAATAACTATACCCTGTGaagctaaaataaaattcatGTTAGACCATTGATCCTCCAGTGCTGAGCTGCACAGACTTGACTTTCTGGCTACAACATAAAGGATACTGTAGGTGATGTCCAAGGTGTATTTGCCACTGGGTAGAGTTGGAGTGGTGCTAGACTTCTTCTGGATGATGCGGTAGAGTTTCCGAAAGGTGGGCAACGCAGCCGTGCGCATCCACACAATGAAGTCCTCATTGATAAAGCCGTTGTTTTCAGGATCCGATGGGTCCAACTCGTACACTGGTTTCCTCCAGTTCACTGGCTTAGCTGTGCCTGAGAAACAGATTGACACAAAACCAAGCTAGTCACTGCAACTTAGGTGTTCACATGTCTAATAGGTGCTGTGTacagtacacaaaaatcaccttGGAAAGCTAGAGTGAGGTTGTTGTTTCCACCAGGATTCCTGAACTTCACATGCTTGTCTGTCCACCATGCAATGCCCTTCTTTACTAGAGGAACTGCATTTCTGCTGCCATTGGAATCAATATGAAACAGCTCCAAAGTGTCTGCAACAGAAACACGGCGGCATATTAGCCGAACTTCTGCAAACTGATGTCAGGCTTTAGCTATGTTATAGAACTTTAGCCAATTTATGGGTTAAATGAGACATTAGTTGATCATTTTGGCTGTGGAGAAAAATGTTAGTTGTTCACCACATCTCACCATTGAAAAGGCTGTTAGCTATGGCCCCACATGGAGCAATGGGCACTCCGTCAGTTTTACGATATGGTTCACATTCCTTGCTGGGTTCCtgtagaaagaaaagaaaaagagttaTCAGCTGATGAAAGAGGCATTTACTAAATTTTCTGCATGATGTACAACGATTTGAAGATTATACCATCAAAGCAGACCGCCCGCCATTCAATTGACTGTCATCTCTGGACTTGACATAGCGTCTGTGGTTCTGATAGAAGTTGGATAAGCCATAGTACATGAAGACATTGCTCTGTAGGGGAAGAGAAACTGTATTAGAATCAGAATCATGTAATAGTATGGACTAGGGAgtacttcagttttattttttcttttacatgtgTATGTTGGTCAAACAACACACATTTCTAAGAATGGTGTCATACTATTCCTCTTAACAACCTATGGTggtaatgaacaaaaaaaaacttaagcAAAATGCCAGCAAAGCATGAAAATTGTTAGCAAACATGAATGTAAACAACGCTTCCTATTTTGCGATGAAGCAAGTGTATTGATCACATTTAATCTTAGATCTTCAGGATAAACAGAACgcatttttgtgaaaaaaaaaaacgaatgcAAAAAACCTTAGTTTATTTACAAGGAAAGTCCACTGGGTACCCTTAAGTGATTCTTTGGGTCATTAGCTTAATCTGTAGCTCAGTTCACAAACACTGAGCTTAATTTTCTGAGCTACTGttaatgaaatatttgtatGTATCAAATATCCTTCTTATGTTCAAGCCAGGTTGTCTGAGTTTCATCTTAGCTTTACTTTAATAATTATGCTAAATTATAACTCAGATctcagctgtaaaaaaaaagtgagaacaGTTTCTCTTATCTAGGACCAGCTGAGGGCCGTTTATAAACACTCAATAAAAGCCTTACTGGACTGCATATTTTAAGACTAGAATAATCAATGGTAATACAGGTTCCAAACAAACATTGAGTGTCCTTTTTGAACTCAAAATAGATCTTAATGGATAATCATTGCTGGAAAGgctttttcccctcttttatTGCACCGGCAGCAGTCTGAGTATTGGAGCTGAAGGCATGTATTATTCATTGGGTCCACCTTACTGTAAACTGGTGCAGGACCAGAGCTCACCTCAAATGGCTGCTCCAATGTGAAGTCCACAGAGCAGGTACACGGTGTTGTGTTGTTCCAGCTGGAGTTCTTGGCGCAGGTGTAACACGGGCTGTCCATGTCCACACCAGTGTAATCAATCTGAAAGGGAAAAGAACATATTGAGCATATTTAATACATCTTTCTACAATAAATTCACATTACTGCCTACTATTCTGTAGTTATATCCACCTAGTAGCCAATTAAAGCAGTACAAGTAAATTAAACCAAACCGGCGCTGTACAACTTCCTTGCTAACTTatcctattattattatattatagcTGGCTCAACTTAAAGGTCACTTTGAAGGCTgcagtttgtgctgctgtttaaCCATATTGCCTTATTTTCCTACAATCTTGTTAACCCCATTGGTACAAGTAAGATGTTAAACTACAGGgttttaaccttaatatttaaattaaacaggtatatttgtatattatataatatttaaactCGTTTGGTCAACATCAATGCTATTTCTCTACTAGAAAGCACTTTGGCTCAATGTCTGTTTTGAATGTGCtataaaaaataacagtgacatgactaatgttgcatttttgcatctgttgtctTGTTTATTTAACTTCATTAACTGTTGTTATGTTCACTCCTGAGTATCCTGCTTTTGCTttgtctgtcaaagcactttgtagactcttatttttaaaagtgctatctaaataaaatgataaacattATTACAaggtgtttatatttttttctagcaTCAATGATATGAAATGGTGAGGATATTGAGAAGGGCTTTTAACATTGTGTCTTTTAGGGTAGTGTGTTTACAAATAGGATGGGTGGACAGAAACACTCTTACCataatgatataataataatagcaacaaTATTCAACAGCATCACAAACAGCAGCCCCCAAAATGATCATAATGGTATACAAACACAGTTTAAACTACGGTGTACCGCTGTAAAGTTCATGAAGGCAGTATGTCGTGAGGTAATGTTGTATTAGGCTACACTAGTTTTAGCTAGCTAAACTTGTTAAACCAGCCTAGGACAGGTGGGTATGATGCTAACAACAGTGGTGCGAAATGGGGAAACTTTAAGATTTTAATTACTGTAGAACTTTGTTGTAAATTTGCTTGACTAAACTACCTAGTTTAACTTATTTCAACAGGTTTACACAAAGCTCGCTTCTGTTACAGCAACCGCGGTTGAACGGACACACAGAAATCATTTAACTGCGTGGAAAAGTCGAGGCAAACCGGCCATCAGCGGTTTTAGTTCGGTAACATCGGTTAAAAGACAAGACTGTGACTTTACCTCGAACTCTTTGATGTTGTTCGATGTGACAAACAGGCCGATGCCGATGGGGATGAAGATGAGTCCGATAACGAAGAAAGCTGGCAGCACGGTGCCTGCTGTCAGGATGGGCTGCCAGGCCGGTAACCTCTGCTGTTTAAACGCTGTGTTGTCCGGCTTTTTACTTTTCACGACCCCTGGGCCGCCGTGACCCGAAGCACCGGAGGGGTGTCCGTCTTCTTCCTTAGCGTTGTAGCTGGACGCCATCATGCCTGCAATCCGCTTCGAGCTAAATAATCCACTTTAGTTGACAGCCGGCAGTTTGTCGTTAATCCCACGCGACAAACAAGAGTAAAAACGTCGCGGTAAAGTCAACAACTACCAGTAGAGGGAAGTTTACACTCAGTTTATTCCATATAACTACTCATTGTAGTATTGATTTCATCCGTCTTGTTAGTCTCACCAAAGAGGAAGAAGCCGGAAACGTTTGAGCCAATACGACGATGATACGCAGATGTTACATCATCGAGACAATAGACACGCCCCTTTCTCACGTTGACAGCTGAGCACAAACATCTGATGCTACACACATCTGCTTGTGATACTGTTATGCAATGATAAAAGGagtatgaaatgaaaaatgcagcGAGATTGAGTGTTTTTTAGTCAACAAAGAACACTTTTaaattattgcatttaaatgtcCCTCTATTAGCAGATACCTAAGGTCAGGTCTG is a window from the Amphiprion ocellaris isolate individual 3 ecotype Okinawa chromosome 20, ASM2253959v1, whole genome shotgun sequence genome containing:
- the tmem30aa gene encoding transmembrane protein 30Aa produces the protein MMASSYNAKEEDGHPSGASGHGGPGVVKSKKPDNTAFKQQRLPAWQPILTAGTVLPAFFVIGLIFIPIGIGLFVTSNNIKEFEIDYTGVDMDSPCYTCAKNSSWNNTTPCTCSVDFTLEQPFESNVFMYYGLSNFYQNHRRYVKSRDDSQLNGGRSALMEPSKECEPYRKTDGVPIAPCGAIANSLFNDTLELFHIDSNGSRNAVPLVKKGIAWWTDKHVKFRNPGGNNNLTLAFQGTAKPVNWRKPVYELDPSDPENNGFINEDFIVWMRTAALPTFRKLYRIIQKKSSTTPTLPSGKYTLDITYNYPVLSFDGRKRMILSTISWMGGKNPFLGIAYITVGSICFFLGVVLLIIHYKYDTRNNSADIPN